A window of the Lolium perenne isolate Kyuss_39 chromosome 7, Kyuss_2.0, whole genome shotgun sequence genome harbors these coding sequences:
- the LOC127317575 gene encoding uncharacterized protein — MHPPPPAAAGGAAGRPGVLTRVLIGMAAAAAAFAFFAFTLEPATFPDLPPQCSTSAREIKELRYRACLLLLCATAQAGAATAALVVVPPSPAGHFLAYITSVLGLVTLGHLTHVVLGALGATGVLCLTDNLRTVVLTVYSVVAYMLNFAISILGQ; from the exons ATGcaccctcctcctcctgctgctgctgGTGGCGCCGCTGGACGTCCGGGCGTGCTGACTCGAGTGCTGATCGGCATGGCCGCGGCCGCTGCTGCCTTCGCCTTCTTCGCCTTCACGCTCGAGCCCGCCACCTTTCCCGAC CTGCCGCCCCAGTGCAGTACTTCGGCGAGGGAAATCAAGGAGCTGCGCTACCGCGCTTGCCTGCTCCTGCTATGCGCCACGGCGCAGGCGGGCGCGGCCACAGCGGCGCTCGTCGTCGTGCCGCCGTCCCCGGCCGGCCACTTCCTTGCCTACATCACCAGCGTGCTCGGGCTTGTCACGCTCGGCCACCTCACACATGTCGTCCTCGGGGCCCTCGGCGCCACCGGCGTGCTCTGCCTCACAGACAACCTACGCACGGTGGTGCTCACCGTATACTCCGTCGTCGCCTACATGCTCAATTTCGCTATCTCTATCCTCGGCCAGTAG